A genomic window from Streptomyces broussonetiae includes:
- the cas6e gene encoding type I-E CRISPR-associated protein Cas6/Cse3/CasE: MPYLSKIALNPRRRAAVSLLANPHRLHAAVLGGLATQPVTERVLWRLESNTPHRAEILVLTENRPSWQHLVEQAGWPDADGGQPLIADYAPLLQRLAVGREFAFRLTANPVQTVQRPVKPSEEQLQRMKNADTLEKRRGFRVAHRTAAQQLTWLLTRTERHGFTIPATDTGTTIDLDASTAAEAPAGPAPAVSLIARDTLRFRKGKDGPRVTLSTATFQGRLRVTDPVALQATLLGGIGPAKGYGQGMLTLAPLLQEAPHG, encoded by the coding sequence ATGCCTTACCTGTCGAAGATCGCCCTCAACCCCCGCCGCCGGGCCGCTGTCTCCCTGCTGGCCAACCCGCACCGGCTGCACGCCGCCGTCCTCGGCGGCCTCGCTACCCAACCCGTCACCGAACGCGTGCTGTGGCGGCTGGAGAGCAACACCCCACACCGCGCCGAGATTCTGGTCCTCACCGAGAACCGCCCATCCTGGCAGCACCTGGTAGAACAGGCCGGCTGGCCGGACGCCGACGGCGGGCAACCACTCATCGCCGACTACGCTCCCCTGCTGCAACGCCTCGCCGTGGGCCGGGAATTCGCCTTCCGACTGACAGCCAACCCGGTCCAGACCGTGCAGCGGCCCGTCAAACCCAGCGAAGAGCAGCTGCAGCGCATGAAGAACGCGGACACGCTGGAAAAGCGGCGCGGCTTCCGCGTCGCGCACCGCACCGCGGCACAACAGCTCACCTGGCTGCTCACCCGAACCGAACGGCACGGCTTCACCATCCCCGCCACCGACACCGGCACCACCATCGACCTCGACGCATCCACCGCCGCCGAGGCTCCCGCAGGCCCGGCGCCGGCGGTGTCCCTCATCGCCCGGGACACCCTGCGGTTCCGCAAGGGCAAGGACGGCCCCCGCGTCACGCTCTCCACCGCCACCTTCCAGGGACGGCTCCGCGTCACCGACCCCGTCGCCCTACAGGCGACCCTGCTGGGCGGCATCGGCCCCGCCAAAGGCTACGGCCAGGGCATGCTCACCCTCGCCCCACTCCTGCAGGAGGCACCACATGGCTGA
- the cas5e gene encoding type I-E CRISPR-associated protein Cas5/CasD, producing MSGQAVLVLRLAAPLQSWGGPSRYNRRDTQPQPTKSGILGLLAAAEGRPREASLTDLLGLRLGVRVDQPGTLLRDYHTVSDHRGLALPAAKVDAKGAQKKTGPAKYTGVTQRYYLQDAVFTAAVAGPAALLQHLEHAVRHPAFPLSLGRRSCPPTGPVSLGLHPDTDLPKVLEDVPWQASAPHRARFRGAQVTVEATVEDPAGDLTATDVPDTYDLKTGTLFSQRTVRHLWISLPTGQQTTGQAADIPAGRTDLGHDPFALLGW from the coding sequence ATGAGCGGCCAGGCCGTACTCGTCCTGCGGCTGGCCGCCCCCCTGCAGTCGTGGGGCGGCCCCTCCCGCTACAACCGCCGCGACACTCAGCCCCAGCCGACCAAGTCCGGCATCCTGGGCCTCCTTGCCGCAGCCGAGGGCCGCCCCCGCGAAGCATCCCTGACCGACCTGCTCGGCCTGCGCCTGGGCGTACGGGTCGACCAGCCCGGCACGCTGCTGCGCGACTACCACACCGTCAGCGACCACCGCGGCCTTGCGCTGCCGGCCGCCAAGGTCGACGCCAAGGGCGCACAGAAGAAGACCGGCCCGGCCAAGTACACCGGCGTCACCCAGCGGTACTACCTGCAGGACGCGGTCTTCACCGCCGCCGTCGCCGGCCCCGCCGCGCTGCTGCAGCACCTGGAACACGCCGTACGCCACCCCGCCTTCCCGCTCTCGCTCGGCCGCCGCTCCTGCCCGCCGACCGGACCCGTGAGCCTCGGCCTGCACCCCGACACCGATCTGCCCAAGGTGCTCGAAGACGTCCCCTGGCAGGCATCCGCACCTCACCGTGCCCGCTTCAGGGGAGCGCAAGTGACAGTAGAGGCCACCGTCGAAGACCCGGCCGGCGACCTCACCGCCACCGACGTACCCGACACCTACGACCTGAAGACCGGCACCCTCTTCAGCCAACGCACCGTGCGACACCTGTGGATCAGCCTCCCCACCGGCCAGCAAACGACCGGCCAGGCCGCCGATATCCCCGCCGGCAGAACGGACCTTGGCCACGACCCCTTCGCTCTCCTGGGCTGGTGA
- the cas7e gene encoding type I-E CRISPR-associated protein Cas7/Cse4/CasC, producing MSEPTLFVEVHILQSVPPSNINRDDSGTPKQALYGGARRARISSQAWKRATRIEFAKTEAPADRATRTKRIATLLAERLGRPESEGGAALEAAQADRLAAALMEPLGIKKSAKKEEQSAYLLFFGKRQLDDLVRLLGGRAAELAALPDKELQEETSKLPVVSALSTGHPAEVALFGRMVADLKDLNVDAAVQVAHALSTHAVRTEFDYYTAVDDENTEDSGAGMIGTVEFNSATLYRYAVLGTHQLRNNLTSAEATREATVRFIDAFTRSMPTGHQNSFAHRTLPHLVLVTVRTDQPVNLVSAFEEPVTGNQGLAAESATALADELKTAGETWGTVPQRTLATYALESDKLAEAFGPSLPFQTLLEEVGNTVGAWLTHGEIPAQRTEAAQAGHR from the coding sequence ATGTCCGAGCCGACGCTTTTCGTTGAGGTCCACATCCTGCAGAGCGTTCCGCCGTCCAACATCAACCGGGATGATTCCGGTACTCCGAAGCAGGCCCTCTACGGGGGTGCCCGTCGTGCACGGATCTCCTCGCAGGCCTGGAAGCGCGCCACCCGGATCGAGTTCGCCAAGACCGAGGCGCCCGCCGACCGAGCCACCCGCACCAAGCGGATCGCCACCCTGCTCGCCGAGCGCCTCGGCCGGCCCGAGAGCGAGGGCGGAGCGGCCCTGGAGGCTGCGCAGGCCGATCGCTTGGCGGCTGCGCTGATGGAACCGCTGGGCATCAAGAAGTCGGCGAAAAAGGAGGAGCAGTCCGCCTACCTGCTCTTCTTCGGTAAGCGCCAGCTCGACGACCTCGTGCGCCTGCTCGGCGGACGCGCCGCGGAACTGGCCGCGCTGCCCGACAAGGAGCTCCAGGAGGAGACCAGCAAGCTGCCCGTGGTCTCCGCGCTGTCCACAGGTCACCCGGCTGAGGTCGCGCTCTTCGGCCGGATGGTCGCCGACCTGAAGGACCTGAACGTCGACGCCGCGGTCCAGGTCGCCCACGCGTTGTCCACCCACGCGGTGCGCACCGAGTTCGACTACTACACCGCCGTCGACGACGAGAACACCGAGGACAGCGGAGCCGGCATGATCGGCACCGTGGAGTTCAACAGCGCCACCCTCTACCGCTACGCAGTACTCGGCACCCACCAACTGCGTAACAACCTCACCTCGGCCGAGGCCACCCGCGAAGCCACCGTCCGGTTCATCGACGCGTTCACCCGGTCCATGCCCACCGGCCACCAGAACTCTTTCGCCCACCGCACCCTGCCCCACCTGGTCCTGGTCACCGTCCGCACCGACCAGCCCGTCAACCTCGTCTCCGCCTTCGAAGAACCCGTCACCGGAAACCAGGGTCTGGCAGCCGAATCCGCTACCGCACTGGCCGACGAGTTGAAAACGGCCGGCGAGACCTGGGGCACCGTGCCGCAGCGGACCCTGGCCACCTACGCGTTGGAAAGCGACAAACTCGCGGAGGCCTTCGGCCCCTCGCTGCCCTTCCAAACGCTCCTGGAGGAGGTCGGCAACACCGTCGGCGCCTGGCTGACCCACGGCGAGATCCCCGCGCAGCGCACCGAGGCTGCGCAGGCAGGTCACCGATGA
- the casB gene encoding type I-E CRISPR-associated protein Cse2/CasB, translating to MSSMAAPAARTYRAYFWEEFTEEWQAQNLSRPPAWAERGLRALRDGLGREPGTVAGMRYLHRVELTDIARTSERLPRSYRAEHAALTLFGLHQHGATQPVHCPATGLGTACRTLRADLVAEAAAGRQLTLADEHRVAAGVRRRLAAAATAVDLDELVHHLRGLVPLLRRAGIGLDYTRLHRDLCDWMTPHHGRVLRAWGLQYTDPITRSTEDRPSGQGQGAQSWYWSVFDPERPEAGAELAALRSGVGEEAGTVPAMWSFYRTWMGSELRARGALTRDLSAEHSALTLFGMHQQGKKQQMHVAGISPGAACRTLLARNNSTDRVALERRLGALLTSLDSQELAHHLRTLVPLLRQADVGLDYTLVRMALRGWDDPQRPEAQSRLRSTWDRDFRREDAQP from the coding sequence ATGAGCAGCATGGCAGCACCGGCCGCACGGACCTACCGCGCCTACTTCTGGGAGGAGTTCACCGAGGAGTGGCAAGCACAGAATTTGTCCCGTCCGCCGGCGTGGGCCGAGCGGGGTCTGCGTGCCTTGCGCGATGGCCTCGGGCGTGAGCCGGGCACCGTCGCCGGTATGCGGTACCTGCACCGGGTGGAGCTGACCGACATCGCCCGGACCTCGGAGCGGCTGCCCCGCTCCTACCGGGCCGAGCATGCCGCGCTCACTCTCTTCGGCCTGCACCAGCATGGCGCGACGCAGCCGGTCCACTGCCCGGCTACAGGGCTGGGCACGGCCTGCCGCACCTTGCGGGCCGATCTGGTCGCCGAAGCGGCCGCCGGCCGCCAGTTGACCCTCGCCGACGAGCACCGTGTGGCCGCCGGCGTCCGCAGGCGGCTGGCTGCGGCCGCGACCGCAGTGGACTTGGACGAGCTGGTCCATCACCTGCGCGGTTTGGTGCCCCTGCTGCGCCGGGCGGGCATCGGTCTGGACTACACACGGTTGCACCGGGACCTGTGTGACTGGATGACGCCGCACCATGGCCGGGTGCTGCGGGCCTGGGGTCTTCAGTACACCGATCCCATCACCAGGAGTACGGAGGACCGCCCGTCCGGACAGGGACAGGGCGCGCAGAGCTGGTACTGGTCCGTTTTCGACCCGGAACGGCCCGAGGCGGGAGCCGAACTGGCGGCTCTGCGCTCCGGGGTTGGGGAAGAAGCCGGCACGGTGCCCGCCATGTGGAGCTTCTACCGCACGTGGATGGGCAGCGAGTTGCGTGCCAGGGGTGCTCTCACCAGGGATCTCAGCGCCGAGCACAGTGCGCTGACTCTTTTCGGCATGCACCAGCAGGGCAAGAAACAGCAGATGCACGTGGCCGGGATCAGTCCTGGCGCCGCTTGCCGCACACTCCTTGCCCGGAACAACAGCACGGACCGAGTGGCCCTGGAGCGCCGACTCGGCGCCCTGCTTACCTCCCTGGATTCCCAGGAGCTTGCCCACCATCTGCGCACTCTCGTGCCGCTGCTGCGCCAGGCGGACGTCGGCCTGGACTACACCCTCGTCCGCATGGCCCTGCGTGGCTGGGACGACCCGCAGCGGCCAGAGGCTCAGTCGCGTCTGCGCAGCACGTGGGATCGCGACTTCCGCCGCGAGGACGCGCAGCCCTGA